The proteins below are encoded in one region of Misgurnus anguillicaudatus chromosome 24, ASM2758022v2, whole genome shotgun sequence:
- the rtn4rl1b gene encoding reticulon-4 receptor-like 1b → MFNRGCGLEFLLVLCGLEFSWSCPRHCICYMAPSTVSCQAHNFLSVPEGIPQHSERIFLQNNKIHRLLRGHFSPTTVTLWIYSNNITYIEPSTFQGFTLLEELDLGDNRYLRSLSAETFHGLGRLHALHLYRCGLSALPNNIFQGLRNLQYLYLQDNHLEYLQDDLFVDLHNLSHLFLHGNRLWSLHQNTFRGLGALDRLLLHHNQLQWVDRLAFHDLRRLTTLYLFNNSLTELAGECLSQLPGLEYLRLNDNPWECDCKALSLWDWLKKFRGSTSSVGCVAPTDMAGKDLKQLKKEDFPNCSGSESLHQSKIKTWAGTDKVSLKQEPHSVQPPQIHPHQNEQYPLAPSPLPQPPPAINGAEPESTPGIEPAQRPGRSRNCTRQRVRGSKGKVPNEVHTLKEMADKEYSSPDFTGKYDETSSDGSNTRRKHKCTTQTSVRPPSGVQQATNRGSSHYLPLFISRILGLFLLLSTEMILR, encoded by the exons GCTGTGGGCTGGAGTTCCTACTGGTACTCTGTGGGCTGGAGTTTTCCTGGTCCTGTCCACGTCACTGCATTTGCTACATGGCCCCCAGCACTGTCAGCTGCCAAGCCCACAACTTTCTGTCAGTCCCAGAAGGCATTCCTCAGCACAGCGAACGCATCTTCCTTCAAAACAACAAGATACATCGACTACTACGGGGCCACTTTAGCCCCACCACAGTCACTCTATGGATCTACTCCAACAACATCACATACATTGAACCATCCACCTTTCAGGGGTTCACCTTGCTGGAGGAGCTGGACCTGGGAGACAATCGCTACCTGCGTTCACTCTCTGCAGAAACCTTTCATGGGCTGGGCCGGCTCCATGCCCTCCATCTATACCGTTGTGGCCTCAGCGCACTGCCCAATAACATCTTCCAGGGTCTCCGCAACCTCCAGTATCTTTACCTGCAG GACAACCATTTGGAGTATCTGCAAGATGATCTTTTTGTGGATTTACATAATCTAAGCCACCTGTTTCTCCATGGGAACCGTCTGTGGAGCCTGCACCAGAACACATTTCGAGGGCTGGGGGCTTTGGACCGACTGCTTTTGCACCACAACCAACTGCAGTGGGTCGATCGGCTGGCATTCCACGACCTGCGGAGACTCACTACTCTCTACTTGTTCAACAACTCCCTGACGGAGCTAGCTGGAGAGTGCCTGTCCCAGCTGCCTGGTTTGGAGTATCTACGCCTCAACGATAACCCCTGGGAGTGCGATTGTAAGGCTTTATCACTGTGGGACTGGCTCAAGAAGTTTCGGGGTTCCACGTCATCTGTTGGATGTGTGGCGCCGACAGATATGGCAGGCAAGGATCTAAAGCAACTGAAGAAAGAGGACTTCCCCAACTGTTCTGGATCCGAGTCCCTACACCAGAGCAAGATCAAGACTTGGGCAGGAACAGATAAAGTCTCGCTGAAACAAGAGCCCCATTCTGTCCAGCCTCCACAGATACACCCCCACCAAAATGAACAATACCCCTTAGCACCCTCACCCCTGCCTCAGCCACCCCCTGCCATAAACGGTGCAGAACCAGAAAGCACCCCAGGTATAGAGCCTGCTCAGAGGCCTGGACGGTCTCGGAACTGCACGCGTCAACGCGTCAGGGGCAGCAAGGGAAAAGTACCCAACGAGGTCCACACGCTTAAGGAAATGGCCGATAAGGAGTACTCCTCCCCGGATTTCACCGGAAAATATGATGAAACATCATCGGATGGTTCAAACACCCGCAGGAAGCACAAATGTACCACCCAGACCTCTGTGCGTCCCCCCAGTGGGGTCCAACAGGCAACCAACAGGGGGAGCTCTCATTATCTGCCTCTGTTTATCTCTAGAATTCTGGGACTGTTTTTGCTTCTAAGCACTGAGATGATTCTGCGCTGA